One Oryza glaberrima chromosome 10, OglaRS2, whole genome shotgun sequence DNA segment encodes these proteins:
- the LOC127786049 gene encoding uncharacterized protein LOC127786049, giving the protein MEAKLSAASRRVAPSPIQQLSHLAQRVGAVNLAEGFPDFPAPAHVKAAAAAAIAADLNQYRHVQGICDVLAETMKRRHGLRVDPLTDFAVCCGQSEAFAAAIFAIIDQGDEVLLFDPAFETYQTCIELARGVPVYVPLDPPSWTLNEDKFLKSFTNRTKAVVLNSPHNPTGKVFSKEELLIIAQACQKMDCFAITDEVYEYITYDENKHISLASLPGMQERTIITSSLSKTYSVTGWRIGWACAPANIASAIRNIHVKLTDSAPAPFQEAALVALTSPPDFYSSLKQDYTVRRDFILQMLTDFGFRISFKPQGSIFVFVELPRSWQLSDMDFVTNLIKNAGVAAVPGRGFFHSSTDDPSYHHRYVRFAFCKSNDTLNAAAEKMRKLAASDTRLLRPTDDGEAGQTASATSP; this is encoded by the exons ATGGAGGCGAAGctgtcggcggcgtcgaggcgggTGGCGCCATCGCCCATCCAGCAGCTCTCCCACCTGGCGCAGCGCGTCGGCGCCGTCAACCTCGCCGAGGGCTTCCCCGACTTCCCCGCCCCCGCCCACGTcaaggctgccgccgccgccgccatcgccgccgacctcaACCAGTACAG GCATGTGCAGGGGATCTGCGACGTCCTCGCGGAGACGATGAAGCGGCGCCACGGCCTCCGCGTCGACCCTCTCACCGACTTCGCCGTTTGCTGCGGCCAGTCTGAGGCGTTTGCTGCAGCGATATTTGCAA TAATTGATCAGGGGGATGAAGTTTTGCTCTTTGATCCAGCTTTTGAAACATATCAAACGTGCATTGAACTAGCCCGAGGTGTCCCT GTGTATGTGCCATTGGATCCACCTTCTTGGACTTTGAATGAAGATAAatttttgaaatcatttacaaACCGGACAAAGGCAGTGGTCTTGAATAG CCCGCACAATCCAACAGGAAAGGTTTTTAGCAAAGAGGAATTGCTTATCATTGCTCAAGCTTGTCAGAAAATGGACTGCTTTGCAATAACTGATGAG GTTTATGAGTACATTACTTACGATGAGAACAAGCATATCTCATTGGCTTCTCTTCCAGGAATGCAAGAAAGGACCATCATTACTTCCTCACTGTCAAAAACTTACAGCGTAACTG GTTGGAGAATTGGATGGGCTTGTGCTCCAGCGAATATCGCCTCAGCAATAAGAAACATCCATGTCAAGCTAACTGATTCAGCCCCTGCACCATTCCAAGAAGCTGCGTTGGTTGCGTTAACAAGCCCACCAGACTTCTATTCATCCTTGAAACAG GACTACACGGTGAGAAGAGACTTCATCCTTCAGATGCTTACTGATTTTGGTTTCCGCATTAGCTTCAAGCCACAAGGCTCGATCTTTGTATTTGTTGAGCTTCCAAGGTCATGGCAACTTTCAGAT ATGGATTTCGTGACAAACTTGATAAAAAATGCTGGTGTGGCGGCCGTGCCTGGTCGGGGATTCTTCCACTCAAGTACCGACGACCCAAGCTACCATCACCGGTATGTCAGGTTTGCGTTTTGCAAGAGCAATGACACCCTAAACGCTGCTGCCGAGAAGATGAGGAAGCTAGCGGCCAGTGATACAAGGTTATTGAGACCTACTGATGATGGAGAAGCTGGTCAGACTGCATCAGCCACCTCTCCTTGA
- the LOC127786048 gene encoding pentatricopeptide repeat-containing protein At1g61870, mitochondrial-like: protein MASLRRHRHPHPLPAAHLLRRFSALPDVDHPPPPASTPTTPASTRSPILDLQLAVRGEADPARIHSLVATALSRPDDYPRLHGSRPLFSLAASRLARLRRPDLAASLLRALLDSAPASPGLLARAISLFPGPDDALRAFSDSAPAARSDVSLSALLSALFRAGRVDDVKSTLASAGTSFGVAPGRASHNVLLHALVKNSELAAARKLLGEMAKKLKHRPAPDIVSYNTVLAGYSAQGDEEGFEKLLKEISAKKLEPNVVTYNCRIQWFAKKGETFKGEELLDAMESKDVAPNYLTYNALVQGYCKEGNVGSAMRVFKRMKVMKRREGRSDLGVSAHSQTYVVLFRSLVEKERLDDALWICKSCFAMKAAPPFEAVKGLVEGLVKGGKSAEAKDVVAKMNLLVKGDAKVAWEKIAGELSLEGTPSSNP, encoded by the coding sequence ATGGcttccctccgccgccaccgccacccccacccgctccccgccgcccacctcctccgccgcttctccGCGCTCCCCGACGTCgatcacccgccgccgcccgcctcgaccCCCACCACCCCCGCCTCCACGCGCTCCCCCATCCTCGACCTCCAGCTCGCCGTCCGCGGCGAGGCCGACCCGGCCCGCATCCACTCCCTCGTCGCCACCGCGCTCTCCCGCCCCGACGACTACCCGCGCCTCCACGGCTCCCGCCCGCtcttctccctcgccgcctcccgcctcgcgcgcctccgccgcccggacctcgccgcctcgctcctccGCGCCCTCCTCGACTCCGCCCCGGCGTCCCCGGGCCTCCTCGCCCGCGCCATCTCCCTCTTCCCGGGCCCCGACGACGCCCTCCGCGCGTTCTCCGActccgcgcccgccgcccgctccgACGTCTCCCTCTCGGCGCTCCTCTCCGCGCTCttccgcgccggccgcgtcgaCGACGTCAAGTCCACCCTCGCCTCCGCGGGGACCTCCTTCGGCGTCGCCCCCGGACGCGCCTCCCACAACGTGCTCCTCCACGCTCTGGTGAAGAActccgagctcgccgccgcccgcaagCTGCTCGGCGAAATGGCCAAGAAGCTGAAGCACCGCCCGGCCCCTGACATCGTGTCGTACAACACCGTGCTCGCCGGCTATTCTGCGCAGGGCGATGAGGAGGGGTTTGAGAAGCTACTGAAGGAGATCAGCGCGAAGAAGCTGGAGCCGAATGTTGTGACTTACAACTGCCGGATACAGTGGTTTGCCAAGAAGGGTGAAACCTTCAAGGGGGAGGAGCTGCTTGATGCCATGGAGTCAAAGGATGTGGCGCCGAATTACCTTACGTACAATGCGCTTGTGCAGGGGTACTGCAAGGAGGGGAATGTTGGGTCAGCCATGCGTGTGTTCAAGAGGATGAAAGTGATGAAGAGGAGGGAGGGTAGGAGTGACTTGGGTGTGTCAGCGCATTCGCAAACATATGTGGTGCTGTTCAGGAGCTTGGTGGAGAAAGAGAGGCTTGATGATGCTCTATGGATTTGTAAGAGCTGCTTTGCGATGAAGGCAGCACCACCCTTTGAGGCAGTCAAGGGTTTGGTTGAGGGATTGGTGAAGGGTGGGAAATCTGCAGAGGCAAAGGATGTTGTCGCCAAGATGAACCTCCTTGTGAAAGGTGATGCTAAAGTGGCTTGGGAGAAGATTGCTGGTGAATTGTCCCTTGAAGGAACACCTAGTTCAAATCCATGA
- the LOC127786047 gene encoding type III polyketide synthase A-like, with protein sequence MPSSPAILNPNNFQELQNLPLLKHTTKHAAIALSHSEITGLEYLLTTEAKGYRVAKMADLGFGDARSGNGSRSQCSRGKAMLLALGKGLPEQVLPQEKVVETYLQDTICDDPATRAKLERLCKTTTVRTRYTVMSKELLDEHPELRTEGTPTLTPRLDICNAAVLELGATAARAALGEWGRPAADITHLVYISSSELRLPGGDLFLATRLGLHPNTVRTSLLFLGCSGGAAALRTAKDVAENNPGSRVLVVAAETTVLGFRPPSPDRPYDLVGAALFGDGASAAIIGAGPIAAEESPFLELQFSTQEFLPGTDKVIDGKITEEGINFKLGRDLPEKIESRIEGFCRTLMDRVGIKEFNDVFWAVHPGGPAILNRLEVCLELQPEKLKISRKALMNYGNVSSNTVFYVLEYLRDELKKGMIREEWGLILAFGPGITFEGMLVRGIN encoded by the exons ATGCCGTCGTCCCCTGCAATCCTGAATCCAAACAACTTCCAGGAGTTGCAAAATCTTCCCCTATTAAAGCACACCACAAAGCATGCTGCGATTGCACTGTCACACAGCGAAATCACAGGACTAGAATACTTGCTGACTACTGAGGCGAAAGGATACCGGGTGGCGAAGATGGCTGACCTTGGATTCGGCGATGCCAGGAGTGGCAATGGCAGCAGGAGCCAATGCTCCAGGGGGAAGGCGATGCTGCTCGCCCTCGGCAAGGGCCTCCCTGAGCAAGTTCTTCCCCAGGAGAAGGTCGTCGAGACCTACCTCCAGGACACCATCTGCGACGATCCTGCAACAAGGGCAAAGCTGGAAAGACTTT gcaAGACCACCACAGTGAGGACAAGGTACACTGTCATGTCAAAGGAGCTCCTAGACGAGCACCCAGAGCTCAGGACTGAGGGAACTCCAACACTGACGCCACGGCTTGACATCTGCAATGCTGCAGTGCTTGAGCTTGGTGCTACTGCAGCCCGTGCCGCCCTTGGTGAGTGGGGGCGTCCAGCAGCTGACATCACCCACCTTGTCTACATCTCGTCCAGTGAGCTTCGCCTCCCAGGGGGTGACCTTTTCCTGGCAACTCGCCTTGGCCTCCATCCAAACACCGTCCGCACTTCCCTTCTCTTCCTTGGCTGCTCCGGTGGCGCTGCCGCGCTCCGCACCGCCAAGGACGTTGCTGAGAACAACCCAGGGAGCCGCGTCCTTGTAGTAGCCGCGGAGACGACGGTGCTGGGATTCCGGCCACCAAGTCCTGACCGTCCTTACGATCTTGTTGGTGCTGCCCTGTTTGGTGACGGCGCATCAGCTGCGATCATTGGAGCAGGCCCCATTGCTGCTGAGGAGAGTCCCTTCCTAGAGCTTCAGTTCTCAACACAGGAGTTCCTACCAGGGACGGACAAGGTAATTGATGGCAAGATCACTGAGGAAGGGATTAATTTCAAACTGGGGCGTGATTTGCCCGAAAAGATTGAAAGCCGTATAGAAGGGTTCTGCAGGACACTCATGGATCGGGTTGGGATAAAGGAGTTCAATGATGTATTCTGGGCTGTGCATCCTGGTGGTCCAGCAATACTGAACAGGCTAGAGGTTTGCCTTGAACTCCAGCCAGAGAAGCTCAAGATCAGTAGAAAGGCCCTGATGAACTATGGTAATGTGAGCAGCAACACCGTCTTCTATGTGTTGGAGTATTTGAGGGATGAGTTGAAGAAAGGGATGATAAGGGAAGAATGGGGACTGATCTTGGCTTTTGGCCCAGGCATCACATTTGAAGGAATGCTAGTTCGAGGCATTAACTGA